The proteins below are encoded in one region of Mangifera indica cultivar Alphonso chromosome 7, CATAS_Mindica_2.1, whole genome shotgun sequence:
- the LOC123220947 gene encoding SWI/SNF-related matrix-associated actin-dependent regulator of chromatin subfamily A-like protein 1 isoform X1, which translates to MEVDEWDLTAEEMDSLERDALQQIAQRNNSSSSLNCNNQNPQTTNRQQSHPSFSFAKNQPSITSTNTPISNSRSNKVEALPPGSRVLPTLVAPSVNSGESSKERRQKLSVKFLLHAAGNVAAKFPYEPVLVGAFRKIPKATWNAKERLWMFPISSLSSAETILSEIPGYKVEVENLDSLVQRAIAAASAIPDLREKYDQIPSHIESKLLPFQRDGVRFALQHGGRVLLADEMGLGKTLQAIAIATCVRDFWPALILAPSSLRLHWASMIQQWLDVPSSDIVVVLSQLGGSYRSGFTVVSSSTRSTIHLDGLFNIVSYDVVPKVQNVLIASDFKVVIADESHFLKNAQAKRTTAVIPIIKKAQYAILLSGTPALSRPIELFKQLEALYPDVYKSVHEYGNRYCRGGIFGMYQGASNHEELHNLMKATVMIRRLKKDVLSELPVKRRQQVFLDLAEKDMKPINALFRELEVIKGKIKNCKSEEEIQSLKFSENNLINKIYTDSAEAKIPAVLDYLETIIEAGCKFLIFAHHQSMLDSIYNFLLKKKVHCIRIDGNTPATSRQALVTDFQDKDDIKAAVLSIRAGGVGLTLTAASTVIFAELSWTPGDLIQAEDRAHRIGQVSSVNIYYLLANDTVDDIIWDVVQNKLETLGQMLDGHENNVLEVSASQLKSRPAKQKTLDTFLKRCNSVDDSEHESKHKYQKH; encoded by the exons ATGGAAGTGGACGAGTGGGACTTAACCGCTGAAGAAATGGATTCTCTTGAAAGAGACGCACTTCAACAGATTGCTCAACGCAACAACTCTTCCTCTTCTCTCAACTGTAATAATCAAAACCCACAAACAACAAACCGTCAACAATCtcatccttctttttcttttgccaAAAATCAGCCTTCTATAACTTCTACAAACACACCCATCTCTAATTCTCGTTCTAACAAG GTAGAAGCCTTGCCTCCGGGGTCCAGAGTATTACCCACATTAGTTGCTCCGAGTGTGAACTCTG GTGAATCCTCAAAGGAACGACGACAGAAACTCTCTGTCAAATTTCTGCTTCATGCGGCCGGGAATGTTGCAGCGAAGTTTCCATATGAGCCA GTACTAGTAGGTGCTTTCCGAAAGATCCCCAAAGCCACATGGAATGCAAAAGAGAG GTTATGGATGTTTCCAATATCTTCTTTGTCATCAGCTGAGACAATTCTGAGTGAAATACCTGGCTATAAAGTTGAG GTAGAGAACCTAGATTCCTTGGTTCAACGTGCTATCGCTGCTGCATCAGCCATTCCTGATCTGCGAG aaaaatatgacCAGATACCGAGCCATATTGAATCAAAACTTCTGCCATTTCAGCGGGATGGTGTTAG GTTTGCATTGCAGCATGGAGGGCGTGTGCTTCTAGCTGATGAAATGGGACTGGGAAAGACCTTACAG GCAATTGCCATAGCTACATGTGTTCGTGATTTTTGGCCTGCTCTTATACTTGCTCCGTCTTCATTACGTTTGCATTGGGCTTCA ATGATTCAGCAATGGCTGGATGTCCCATCATCGGATATAGTT gtTGTTTTGTCTCAATTGGGTGGTTCATATAGAAGTGGTTTCACTGTTGTATCCTCAAGCACCAGGAGCACCATTCATTTAGATGGCTTATTTAACATCGTCTCCTATGATGTGGTTCCTAAGGTGCAGAATGTACTAATTGCATCTGATTTTAAG GTTGTGATTGCAGATGAGTcacatttcttaaaaaatgcTCAAGCAAAGAGGACAACTGCTGTCATTCCGATTATAAAG AAAGCTCAATATGCAATTCTGCTTAGTGGAACTCCTGCTTTGTCCAGACCAATTGAACTATTCAAGCAG CTTGAAGCCTTGTATCCTGATGTATATAAAAGTGTTCATGAGTATGGTAACCGATACTGCAGGGGT GGAATATTTGGAATGTATCAAGGGGCTAGTAACCATGAAGAATTGCATAATTTGATGAAGGCGACTGTGATGATCCGCAGACTTAAAAAAGATGTCCTCTCTGAGCTACCTGTAAAGCGTAGGCAGCAg GTCTTCCTGGATTTGGCTGAGAAGGATATGAAACCAATAAATGCCTTATTTCGTGAG TTGGAAGTGATAAAAGGCAAAATTAAGAACTGCAAATCAGAAGAGGAGATTCAATCACTCAAGTTTTCTGAGAATAATCTGATCAATAAG ATATACACTGATTCTGCTGAAGCCAAGATCCCAGCAGTTCTAGATTATCTGGAAACAATCATTGAG GCTGGCTGCAAGTTTCTAATATTTGCACACCATCAGTCTATGCTTgattcaatatataattttcttctt AAGAAGAAAGTGCATTGCATTCGGATTGATGGAAATACTCCTGCTACCTCTAGGCAAGCTTTGGTTACTGATTTTCAGGATAAAGATGATATCAAAGCAGCAGTA CTATCTATAAGAGCCGGAGGTGTGGGATTGACTTTAACAGCAGCAAGCACTGTTATATTTGCAGAGTTGTCATGGACCCCAGGTGACCTGATTCAAGCTGAAGATCGTGCTCATAGGATTGGCCAG GTTTCTTCAGTAAATATATACTACCTGTTGGCAAATGACACAGTTGATGACATTATTTG GGATGTTGTACAGAACAAGTTGGAAACTTTGGGACAG ATGCTTGATGGCCATGAAAATAATGTGTTGGAAGTTTCAGCTAGCCAATTGAAGAGCAGGCCTGCAAAGCAGAAAACACTAGACACTTTCTTGAAGCGTTGTAACAGTGTGGATGATTCTGAACATGAGTCGAAGCACAAGTACCAAAAACACTAA
- the LOC123220947 gene encoding SWI/SNF-related matrix-associated actin-dependent regulator of chromatin subfamily A-like protein 1 isoform X2, with translation MEVDEWDLTAEEMDSLERDALQQIAQRNNSSSSLNCNNQNPQTTNRQQSHPSFSFAKNQPSITSTNTPISNSRSNKVEALPPGSRVLPTLVAPSVNSGESSKERRQKLSVKFLLHAAGNVAAKFPYEPVLVGAFRKIPKATWNAKERLWMFPISSLSSAETILSEIPGYKVEVENLDSLVQRAIAAASAIPDLREKYDQIPSHIESKLLPFQRDGVRFALQHGGRVLLADEMGLGKTLQAIAIATCVRDFWPALILAPSSLRLHWASMIQQWLDVPSSDIVVVLSQLGGSYRSGFTVVSSSTRSTIHLDGLFNIVSYDVVPKVQNVLIASDFKVVIADESHFLKNAQAKRTTAVIPIIKKAQYAILLSGTPALSRPIELFKQGIFGMYQGASNHEELHNLMKATVMIRRLKKDVLSELPVKRRQQVFLDLAEKDMKPINALFRELEVIKGKIKNCKSEEEIQSLKFSENNLINKIYTDSAEAKIPAVLDYLETIIEAGCKFLIFAHHQSMLDSIYNFLLKKKVHCIRIDGNTPATSRQALVTDFQDKDDIKAAVLSIRAGGVGLTLTAASTVIFAELSWTPGDLIQAEDRAHRIGQVSSVNIYYLLANDTVDDIIWDVVQNKLETLGQMLDGHENNVLEVSASQLKSRPAKQKTLDTFLKRCNSVDDSEHESKHKYQKH, from the exons ATGGAAGTGGACGAGTGGGACTTAACCGCTGAAGAAATGGATTCTCTTGAAAGAGACGCACTTCAACAGATTGCTCAACGCAACAACTCTTCCTCTTCTCTCAACTGTAATAATCAAAACCCACAAACAACAAACCGTCAACAATCtcatccttctttttcttttgccaAAAATCAGCCTTCTATAACTTCTACAAACACACCCATCTCTAATTCTCGTTCTAACAAG GTAGAAGCCTTGCCTCCGGGGTCCAGAGTATTACCCACATTAGTTGCTCCGAGTGTGAACTCTG GTGAATCCTCAAAGGAACGACGACAGAAACTCTCTGTCAAATTTCTGCTTCATGCGGCCGGGAATGTTGCAGCGAAGTTTCCATATGAGCCA GTACTAGTAGGTGCTTTCCGAAAGATCCCCAAAGCCACATGGAATGCAAAAGAGAG GTTATGGATGTTTCCAATATCTTCTTTGTCATCAGCTGAGACAATTCTGAGTGAAATACCTGGCTATAAAGTTGAG GTAGAGAACCTAGATTCCTTGGTTCAACGTGCTATCGCTGCTGCATCAGCCATTCCTGATCTGCGAG aaaaatatgacCAGATACCGAGCCATATTGAATCAAAACTTCTGCCATTTCAGCGGGATGGTGTTAG GTTTGCATTGCAGCATGGAGGGCGTGTGCTTCTAGCTGATGAAATGGGACTGGGAAAGACCTTACAG GCAATTGCCATAGCTACATGTGTTCGTGATTTTTGGCCTGCTCTTATACTTGCTCCGTCTTCATTACGTTTGCATTGGGCTTCA ATGATTCAGCAATGGCTGGATGTCCCATCATCGGATATAGTT gtTGTTTTGTCTCAATTGGGTGGTTCATATAGAAGTGGTTTCACTGTTGTATCCTCAAGCACCAGGAGCACCATTCATTTAGATGGCTTATTTAACATCGTCTCCTATGATGTGGTTCCTAAGGTGCAGAATGTACTAATTGCATCTGATTTTAAG GTTGTGATTGCAGATGAGTcacatttcttaaaaaatgcTCAAGCAAAGAGGACAACTGCTGTCATTCCGATTATAAAG AAAGCTCAATATGCAATTCTGCTTAGTGGAACTCCTGCTTTGTCCAGACCAATTGAACTATTCAAGCAG GGAATATTTGGAATGTATCAAGGGGCTAGTAACCATGAAGAATTGCATAATTTGATGAAGGCGACTGTGATGATCCGCAGACTTAAAAAAGATGTCCTCTCTGAGCTACCTGTAAAGCGTAGGCAGCAg GTCTTCCTGGATTTGGCTGAGAAGGATATGAAACCAATAAATGCCTTATTTCGTGAG TTGGAAGTGATAAAAGGCAAAATTAAGAACTGCAAATCAGAAGAGGAGATTCAATCACTCAAGTTTTCTGAGAATAATCTGATCAATAAG ATATACACTGATTCTGCTGAAGCCAAGATCCCAGCAGTTCTAGATTATCTGGAAACAATCATTGAG GCTGGCTGCAAGTTTCTAATATTTGCACACCATCAGTCTATGCTTgattcaatatataattttcttctt AAGAAGAAAGTGCATTGCATTCGGATTGATGGAAATACTCCTGCTACCTCTAGGCAAGCTTTGGTTACTGATTTTCAGGATAAAGATGATATCAAAGCAGCAGTA CTATCTATAAGAGCCGGAGGTGTGGGATTGACTTTAACAGCAGCAAGCACTGTTATATTTGCAGAGTTGTCATGGACCCCAGGTGACCTGATTCAAGCTGAAGATCGTGCTCATAGGATTGGCCAG GTTTCTTCAGTAAATATATACTACCTGTTGGCAAATGACACAGTTGATGACATTATTTG GGATGTTGTACAGAACAAGTTGGAAACTTTGGGACAG ATGCTTGATGGCCATGAAAATAATGTGTTGGAAGTTTCAGCTAGCCAATTGAAGAGCAGGCCTGCAAAGCAGAAAACACTAGACACTTTCTTGAAGCGTTGTAACAGTGTGGATGATTCTGAACATGAGTCGAAGCACAAGTACCAAAAACACTAA
- the LOC123220947 gene encoding SWI/SNF-related matrix-associated actin-dependent regulator of chromatin subfamily A-like protein 1 isoform X4, which translates to MEVDEWDLTAEEMDSLERDALQQIAQRNNSSSSLNCNNQNPQTTNRQQSHPSFSFAKNQPSITSTNTPISNSRSNKVEALPPGSRVLPTLVAPSVNSGESSKERRQKLSVKFLLHAAGNVAAKFPYEPVLVGAFRKIPKATWNAKERLWMFPISSLSSAETILSEIPGYKVEVENLDSLVQRAIAAASAIPDLREKYDQIPSHIESKLLPFQRDGVRFALQHGGRVLLADEMGLGKTLQAIAIATCVRDFWPALILAPSSLRLHWASMIQQWLDVPSSDIVVVLSQLGGSYRSGFTVVSSSTRSTIHLDGLFNIVSYDVVPKVQNVLIASDFKVVIADESHFLKNAQAKRTTAVIPIIKKAQYAILLSGTPALSRPIELFKQLEALYPDVYKSVHEYGNRYCRGGIFGMYQGASNHEELHNLMKATVMIRRLKKDVLSELPVKRRQQVFLDLAEKDMKPINALFRELEVIKGKIKNCKSEEEIQSLKFSENNLINKIYTDSAEAKIPAVLDYLETIIEAGCKFLIFAHHQSMLDSIYNFLLKKKVHCIRIDGNTPATSRQALVTDFQDKDDIKAAVLSIRAGGVGLTLTAASTVIFAELSWTPGDLIQAEDRAHRIGQVSSVNIYYLLANDTVDDIIWDVVQNKLETLGQLAN; encoded by the exons ATGGAAGTGGACGAGTGGGACTTAACCGCTGAAGAAATGGATTCTCTTGAAAGAGACGCACTTCAACAGATTGCTCAACGCAACAACTCTTCCTCTTCTCTCAACTGTAATAATCAAAACCCACAAACAACAAACCGTCAACAATCtcatccttctttttcttttgccaAAAATCAGCCTTCTATAACTTCTACAAACACACCCATCTCTAATTCTCGTTCTAACAAG GTAGAAGCCTTGCCTCCGGGGTCCAGAGTATTACCCACATTAGTTGCTCCGAGTGTGAACTCTG GTGAATCCTCAAAGGAACGACGACAGAAACTCTCTGTCAAATTTCTGCTTCATGCGGCCGGGAATGTTGCAGCGAAGTTTCCATATGAGCCA GTACTAGTAGGTGCTTTCCGAAAGATCCCCAAAGCCACATGGAATGCAAAAGAGAG GTTATGGATGTTTCCAATATCTTCTTTGTCATCAGCTGAGACAATTCTGAGTGAAATACCTGGCTATAAAGTTGAG GTAGAGAACCTAGATTCCTTGGTTCAACGTGCTATCGCTGCTGCATCAGCCATTCCTGATCTGCGAG aaaaatatgacCAGATACCGAGCCATATTGAATCAAAACTTCTGCCATTTCAGCGGGATGGTGTTAG GTTTGCATTGCAGCATGGAGGGCGTGTGCTTCTAGCTGATGAAATGGGACTGGGAAAGACCTTACAG GCAATTGCCATAGCTACATGTGTTCGTGATTTTTGGCCTGCTCTTATACTTGCTCCGTCTTCATTACGTTTGCATTGGGCTTCA ATGATTCAGCAATGGCTGGATGTCCCATCATCGGATATAGTT gtTGTTTTGTCTCAATTGGGTGGTTCATATAGAAGTGGTTTCACTGTTGTATCCTCAAGCACCAGGAGCACCATTCATTTAGATGGCTTATTTAACATCGTCTCCTATGATGTGGTTCCTAAGGTGCAGAATGTACTAATTGCATCTGATTTTAAG GTTGTGATTGCAGATGAGTcacatttcttaaaaaatgcTCAAGCAAAGAGGACAACTGCTGTCATTCCGATTATAAAG AAAGCTCAATATGCAATTCTGCTTAGTGGAACTCCTGCTTTGTCCAGACCAATTGAACTATTCAAGCAG CTTGAAGCCTTGTATCCTGATGTATATAAAAGTGTTCATGAGTATGGTAACCGATACTGCAGGGGT GGAATATTTGGAATGTATCAAGGGGCTAGTAACCATGAAGAATTGCATAATTTGATGAAGGCGACTGTGATGATCCGCAGACTTAAAAAAGATGTCCTCTCTGAGCTACCTGTAAAGCGTAGGCAGCAg GTCTTCCTGGATTTGGCTGAGAAGGATATGAAACCAATAAATGCCTTATTTCGTGAG TTGGAAGTGATAAAAGGCAAAATTAAGAACTGCAAATCAGAAGAGGAGATTCAATCACTCAAGTTTTCTGAGAATAATCTGATCAATAAG ATATACACTGATTCTGCTGAAGCCAAGATCCCAGCAGTTCTAGATTATCTGGAAACAATCATTGAG GCTGGCTGCAAGTTTCTAATATTTGCACACCATCAGTCTATGCTTgattcaatatataattttcttctt AAGAAGAAAGTGCATTGCATTCGGATTGATGGAAATACTCCTGCTACCTCTAGGCAAGCTTTGGTTACTGATTTTCAGGATAAAGATGATATCAAAGCAGCAGTA CTATCTATAAGAGCCGGAGGTGTGGGATTGACTTTAACAGCAGCAAGCACTGTTATATTTGCAGAGTTGTCATGGACCCCAGGTGACCTGATTCAAGCTGAAGATCGTGCTCATAGGATTGGCCAG GTTTCTTCAGTAAATATATACTACCTGTTGGCAAATGACACAGTTGATGACATTATTTG GGATGTTGTACAGAACAAGTTGGAAACTTTGGGACAG CTAGCCAATTGA
- the LOC123220947 gene encoding SWI/SNF-related matrix-associated actin-dependent regulator of chromatin subfamily A-like protein 1 isoform X3 — protein sequence MEVDEWDLTAEEMDSLERDALQQIAQRNNSSSSLNCNNQNPQTTNRQQSHPSFSFAKNQPSITSTNTPISNSRSNKVEALPPGSRVLPTLVAPSVNSGESSKERRQKLSVKFLLHAAGNVAAKFPYEPVLVGAFRKIPKATWNAKERLWMFPISSLSSAETILSEIPGYKVEVENLDSLVQRAIAAASAIPDLREKYDQIPSHIESKLLPFQRDGVRFALQHGGRVLLADEMGLGKTLQAIAIATCVRDFWPALILAPSSLRLHWASMIQQWLDVPSSDIVVVLSQLGGSYRSGFTVVSSSTRSTIHLDGLFNIVSYDVVPKVQNVLIASDFKVVIADESHFLKNAQAKRTTAVIPIIKGIFGMYQGASNHEELHNLMKATVMIRRLKKDVLSELPVKRRQQVFLDLAEKDMKPINALFRELEVIKGKIKNCKSEEEIQSLKFSENNLINKIYTDSAEAKIPAVLDYLETIIEAGCKFLIFAHHQSMLDSIYNFLLKKKVHCIRIDGNTPATSRQALVTDFQDKDDIKAAVLSIRAGGVGLTLTAASTVIFAELSWTPGDLIQAEDRAHRIGQVSSVNIYYLLANDTVDDIIWDVVQNKLETLGQMLDGHENNVLEVSASQLKSRPAKQKTLDTFLKRCNSVDDSEHESKHKYQKH from the exons ATGGAAGTGGACGAGTGGGACTTAACCGCTGAAGAAATGGATTCTCTTGAAAGAGACGCACTTCAACAGATTGCTCAACGCAACAACTCTTCCTCTTCTCTCAACTGTAATAATCAAAACCCACAAACAACAAACCGTCAACAATCtcatccttctttttcttttgccaAAAATCAGCCTTCTATAACTTCTACAAACACACCCATCTCTAATTCTCGTTCTAACAAG GTAGAAGCCTTGCCTCCGGGGTCCAGAGTATTACCCACATTAGTTGCTCCGAGTGTGAACTCTG GTGAATCCTCAAAGGAACGACGACAGAAACTCTCTGTCAAATTTCTGCTTCATGCGGCCGGGAATGTTGCAGCGAAGTTTCCATATGAGCCA GTACTAGTAGGTGCTTTCCGAAAGATCCCCAAAGCCACATGGAATGCAAAAGAGAG GTTATGGATGTTTCCAATATCTTCTTTGTCATCAGCTGAGACAATTCTGAGTGAAATACCTGGCTATAAAGTTGAG GTAGAGAACCTAGATTCCTTGGTTCAACGTGCTATCGCTGCTGCATCAGCCATTCCTGATCTGCGAG aaaaatatgacCAGATACCGAGCCATATTGAATCAAAACTTCTGCCATTTCAGCGGGATGGTGTTAG GTTTGCATTGCAGCATGGAGGGCGTGTGCTTCTAGCTGATGAAATGGGACTGGGAAAGACCTTACAG GCAATTGCCATAGCTACATGTGTTCGTGATTTTTGGCCTGCTCTTATACTTGCTCCGTCTTCATTACGTTTGCATTGGGCTTCA ATGATTCAGCAATGGCTGGATGTCCCATCATCGGATATAGTT gtTGTTTTGTCTCAATTGGGTGGTTCATATAGAAGTGGTTTCACTGTTGTATCCTCAAGCACCAGGAGCACCATTCATTTAGATGGCTTATTTAACATCGTCTCCTATGATGTGGTTCCTAAGGTGCAGAATGTACTAATTGCATCTGATTTTAAG GTTGTGATTGCAGATGAGTcacatttcttaaaaaatgcTCAAGCAAAGAGGACAACTGCTGTCATTCCGATTATAAAG GGAATATTTGGAATGTATCAAGGGGCTAGTAACCATGAAGAATTGCATAATTTGATGAAGGCGACTGTGATGATCCGCAGACTTAAAAAAGATGTCCTCTCTGAGCTACCTGTAAAGCGTAGGCAGCAg GTCTTCCTGGATTTGGCTGAGAAGGATATGAAACCAATAAATGCCTTATTTCGTGAG TTGGAAGTGATAAAAGGCAAAATTAAGAACTGCAAATCAGAAGAGGAGATTCAATCACTCAAGTTTTCTGAGAATAATCTGATCAATAAG ATATACACTGATTCTGCTGAAGCCAAGATCCCAGCAGTTCTAGATTATCTGGAAACAATCATTGAG GCTGGCTGCAAGTTTCTAATATTTGCACACCATCAGTCTATGCTTgattcaatatataattttcttctt AAGAAGAAAGTGCATTGCATTCGGATTGATGGAAATACTCCTGCTACCTCTAGGCAAGCTTTGGTTACTGATTTTCAGGATAAAGATGATATCAAAGCAGCAGTA CTATCTATAAGAGCCGGAGGTGTGGGATTGACTTTAACAGCAGCAAGCACTGTTATATTTGCAGAGTTGTCATGGACCCCAGGTGACCTGATTCAAGCTGAAGATCGTGCTCATAGGATTGGCCAG GTTTCTTCAGTAAATATATACTACCTGTTGGCAAATGACACAGTTGATGACATTATTTG GGATGTTGTACAGAACAAGTTGGAAACTTTGGGACAG ATGCTTGATGGCCATGAAAATAATGTGTTGGAAGTTTCAGCTAGCCAATTGAAGAGCAGGCCTGCAAAGCAGAAAACACTAGACACTTTCTTGAAGCGTTGTAACAGTGTGGATGATTCTGAACATGAGTCGAAGCACAAGTACCAAAAACACTAA